The following coding sequences lie in one Brevibacterium marinum genomic window:
- the nusG gene encoding transcription termination/antitermination protein NusG, with amino-acid sequence MSDTSSPEQETHEPQDATPEESNVAPVVEDAENDASAVSAEAAPVDDAPADEVPADETSIDDASDEAAAADETGSDETPDAEEVGSDEATSDETESDETAAEDEVDPAEEFKSELRMLEGDWYVIHSYAGYENRVKQNLENRSISLNLEEFIFESQVPMEDVVEVKNGQRKQVRRVRIPGYVLVRMELTDESWGAVRHTPGVTGFVGNAYDPTPLSIDEVFTMLAPIFEERQAEAAAAEGVQAEQAAKSAPVTEVEYEVGESVLVKEGSFEGHPATIQEIRPESQKLTVLLSIFERDVPVELSFDQVSKI; translated from the coding sequence GTGTCGGATACCAGTTCACCTGAGCAGGAAACCCATGAGCCACAGGACGCCACTCCAGAGGAGTCGAACGTCGCACCAGTGGTGGAAGATGCGGAGAACGACGCCTCCGCTGTGAGCGCCGAGGCCGCCCCGGTCGACGACGCCCCTGCCGATGAGGTGCCGGCTGACGAAACGTCGATCGACGACGCGTCCGACGAAGCCGCAGCCGCGGACGAAACCGGCTCGGACGAAACTCCGGACGCCGAGGAAGTCGGTTCGGACGAAGCGACCTCTGACGAGACCGAATCGGACGAGACCGCGGCTGAGGATGAAGTCGACCCGGCCGAAGAATTCAAGTCCGAATTGCGCATGCTGGAGGGTGACTGGTACGTCATCCACTCCTATGCAGGCTACGAGAACCGCGTCAAGCAGAATCTTGAGAATCGTTCCATCAGCCTCAACCTCGAAGAGTTCATCTTCGAGTCGCAGGTGCCGATGGAAGACGTCGTCGAGGTCAAGAACGGCCAGCGCAAACAAGTTCGCCGTGTGCGGATCCCAGGCTATGTGCTCGTGCGCATGGAGCTGACGGATGAGTCATGGGGCGCGGTCCGCCACACCCCGGGTGTGACCGGGTTCGTCGGCAATGCCTACGACCCGACTCCGCTGTCCATCGACGAGGTCTTCACGATGCTGGCTCCGATCTTCGAGGAGCGTCAGGCCGAAGCCGCTGCGGCCGAAGGCGTGCAGGCCGAGCAGGCGGCGAAGTCCGCTCCCGTCACCGAGGTGGAATACGAAGTCGGCGAGTCCGTGCTCGTCAAGGAGGGTTCCTTCGAGGGGCACCCCGCAACGATTCAGGAAATCCGTCCGGAATCGCAGAAGCTCACCGTGCTGCTGTCGATCTTCGAACGCGATGTTCCCGTCGAACTCAGCTTCGACCAGGTCTCCAAGATCTGA
- the exaC gene encoding acetaldehyde dehydrogenase ExaC — MTVYAQPGQDGSLLTFKPRYENFIGGQWVAPKNGSYFENPTPITGRTFCEVPASTAEDIETAIDAAEAAAPAWGKTPVAERAVILNRIADRIEENLEMLAVAETWDNGKAVRECLGADLPLAADHFRYFASAIRAQEGGLSQIDDDTVAYHYHEPLGVVGQIIPWNFPILMGVWKIAPALAAGNAIVLKPAEQTPTSILVLAELIADLLPDGVLNIVNGFGLEAGKPLASNKRIRKIAFTGETTTGRLIMQYASQNIIPVTLELGGKSPNIFFGDVNAHDDAYWDKAQEGFTMFALNQGEVCTCPSRALIQQSIADPFLDAVTERTKKIVQGNPLDTDTMMGAQASNDQFEKIMSYLDIGRQEGAEVLTGGGRADLGGDLSGGYYVQPTIFKGSNKMRVFQEEIFGPVVSVATFDDYDDAITTANDTLYGLGAGVWSRNGNIAYRAGRDIQAGRVWVNNYHAYPAHAAFGGYKASGIGRENHLMMLDHYQQTKNLLVSYSEDKQGFF, encoded by the coding sequence ATGACTGTTTACGCTCAGCCAGGTCAGGACGGATCCCTGCTCACGTTCAAACCTCGCTATGAGAACTTCATCGGCGGGCAGTGGGTGGCCCCGAAGAACGGCAGCTATTTCGAGAACCCCACCCCGATCACCGGCAGGACCTTCTGCGAGGTCCCGGCCAGCACCGCTGAGGACATCGAGACCGCCATCGATGCCGCCGAGGCCGCCGCGCCGGCATGGGGCAAGACTCCTGTGGCGGAGCGGGCTGTGATCCTCAACCGGATCGCCGATCGGATCGAGGAGAACCTCGAGATGCTCGCGGTCGCAGAGACCTGGGACAACGGCAAGGCCGTGCGCGAGTGCCTGGGTGCCGACCTGCCGTTGGCCGCCGATCATTTCCGCTACTTCGCCTCGGCGATCCGGGCCCAGGAGGGCGGCCTGTCGCAGATCGACGATGACACTGTGGCGTATCACTATCACGAGCCGCTCGGCGTCGTCGGCCAGATCATCCCGTGGAACTTCCCGATCCTCATGGGCGTATGGAAGATCGCCCCGGCGCTTGCGGCAGGAAACGCCATCGTCCTCAAGCCCGCCGAGCAGACCCCGACCTCGATCCTCGTCCTGGCGGAGCTCATTGCAGACCTGCTGCCAGACGGCGTGCTCAACATCGTCAACGGCTTCGGCCTCGAAGCGGGCAAACCCCTGGCTTCGAACAAGCGGATACGCAAGATCGCGTTCACCGGCGAGACGACGACCGGTCGACTCATCATGCAGTACGCCTCGCAGAACATCATCCCGGTGACGCTGGAGCTGGGCGGCAAATCGCCGAACATCTTCTTCGGCGACGTCAACGCCCATGACGACGCCTACTGGGACAAGGCCCAGGAAGGCTTCACGATGTTCGCTCTCAACCAGGGTGAGGTCTGCACCTGCCCGTCGCGGGCACTGATCCAGCAGTCGATCGCGGATCCGTTCCTCGACGCGGTCACCGAGCGGACGAAGAAGATCGTCCAGGGCAACCCACTCGACACGGACACCATGATGGGAGCCCAGGCATCGAACGACCAGTTCGAGAAGATCATGTCCTACCTCGACATCGGACGGCAGGAAGGCGCCGAGGTGCTCACAGGTGGAGGTCGGGCCGACCTCGGCGGGGATCTGTCTGGCGGATACTACGTCCAACCGACGATCTTCAAGGGCTCCAACAAGATGCGCGTCTTCCAGGAGGAGATCTTCGGTCCCGTCGTCTCGGTGGCGACATTCGACGACTACGACGACGCCATCACCACGGCCAACGACACGCTCTACGGCCTCGGCGCGGGAGTCTGGTCGCGCAACGGCAACATCGCCTACCGTGCCGGACGTGACATCCAGGCCGGGCGCGTGTGGGTCAACAACTACCACGCCTACCCGGCACACGCCGCCTTCGGCGGATACAAGGCCTCGGGCATCGGACGTGAGAACCATCTGATGATGCTCGACCACTACCAGCAGACGAAGAACCTTCTGGTCAGCTACTCCGAAGACAAGCAGGGCTTCTTCTGA
- the secE gene encoding preprotein translocase subunit SecE: protein MSDTPAKKTGDARKGTSRKQLGFFGRILQFFREVVAELKKVVTPTRKQLINYTLVVLGFIMFMMLLVVVLDLVFGKLVGFVFGGTPLWPLW from the coding sequence GTGAGCGACACACCGGCAAAGAAGACTGGAGACGCCCGCAAAGGCACCAGTCGCAAGCAGCTCGGGTTCTTCGGACGAATCCTGCAGTTCTTCCGCGAAGTCGTGGCGGAGCTGAAGAAGGTCGTCACCCCGACACGTAAGCAGCTGATCAACTACACCTTGGTCGTGCTGGGCTTCATCATGTTCATGATGCTTCTCGTGGTGGTTCTCGACCTCGTGTTCGGCAAGCTTGTCGGGTTCGTCTTCGGCGGAACTCCCCTGTGGCCATTGTGGTGA
- the rplJ gene encoding 50S ribosomal protein L10, producing the protein MARPDKAAAVEEIKQQFENSDAVLLTEYRGLTVAQMQDLRVSLGENVSYAVVKNTLTAIAAKEAGINDLDEFLNGPTAIAFITGEPPEAAKALRNFAKANSQLVLKGGYWDGAVLSAENVNKLADLEPREVLLAKAAGAMKASLHQAAYLFTAPMVKAVRTVDALREEQDNTPAS; encoded by the coding sequence ATGGCGAGGCCAGACAAGGCAGCCGCAGTAGAGGAGATCAAACAGCAGTTTGAGAACTCCGATGCTGTGTTGCTGACCGAGTACCGCGGTCTCACCGTTGCGCAGATGCAAGACCTGCGCGTTTCACTCGGTGAGAACGTCAGCTACGCCGTGGTAAAGAATACGCTCACTGCCATTGCAGCCAAAGAAGCCGGAATCAACGATCTCGATGAGTTCCTCAACGGACCCACCGCGATCGCGTTCATCACCGGTGAACCACCTGAGGCTGCCAAGGCACTGCGTAACTTTGCCAAGGCGAATTCTCAGCTCGTATTGAAGGGCGGCTACTGGGATGGTGCCGTCCTCAGTGCTGAGAATGTCAATAAGCTCGCCGACCTCGAACCACGCGAAGTGCTGCTTGCGAAGGCAGCCGGTGCGATGAAGGCAAGCCTCCACCAGGCGGCTTACCTGTTCACCGCTCCGATGGTCAAGGCCGTGCGCACTGTCGATGCTCTCCGCGAGGAGCAGGACAACACTCCTGCCTCTTGA
- a CDS encoding metallophosphoesterase — protein sequence MSARRRFSALIVLLAVVAVVTLPWAVFSARADLSFGPHEARYQITADSRLTIDFGPLGKLLVPAEEYLPLGLGLTVDIGQIPVSGETEDETHTGASERRSERDDPADSGGGVGGGAVDALGGDVASYASLFSAPQAQIDEVVDGLSREILSRWALAVSIVSGVSVATAFILGPSRVAGIGRAFVGKELIAIGLVAVLVLTSVGTAVLTRPKPLAADPAFAGTPLEGAQVTGRLGGVIDAAFKAVKDFSDDNDAFYDQVLANLRDQWRTRPMTGNWSDQGIVPPAGADEPAHADVSTFVFGSDLHCNIGMARVVGSVARMSDADAYIDGGDVTMTGTSAENYCLDVLDDELPEKLPRMIVKGNHDSTETTNHAGSRGWKVLDDSSAQMSGVTFFGGPDPRRTVFGSGPQLETDLTADQYAHKLSTEACTTDFDIMLIHDPRIGAPSLRAGCAEYSLSGHWHRRVGPEALGGGVRYVSSTTGGALANALTPGPLKMDAQVSILRVDNRTKRPIDVQVITVSPDQKVTIGDWMTFPRPLPLIAQPPQAEPATGGG from the coding sequence GTGTCGGCCCGCCGTAGATTCTCAGCGCTGATCGTCCTTCTGGCGGTCGTGGCAGTCGTGACTCTGCCCTGGGCCGTCTTCTCCGCCCGAGCCGACCTCAGCTTCGGCCCGCACGAGGCCCGTTATCAGATCACGGCCGACTCGCGCCTGACCATCGACTTCGGGCCCTTGGGCAAACTGCTCGTTCCTGCCGAGGAGTATCTGCCGCTGGGGCTGGGGCTCACCGTCGACATCGGGCAGATCCCGGTCTCTGGCGAGACGGAGGACGAGACTCACACCGGAGCCTCCGAACGGCGATCCGAACGAGATGACCCCGCCGACTCCGGCGGCGGCGTCGGGGGAGGCGCGGTCGATGCCCTCGGCGGCGACGTCGCCTCCTACGCGTCGCTGTTCTCGGCCCCGCAGGCCCAGATCGATGAGGTCGTCGACGGGCTGAGCAGAGAGATCCTGAGTCGGTGGGCACTGGCCGTGAGCATCGTCAGCGGGGTGTCCGTGGCCACGGCATTCATCCTCGGCCCTTCTCGAGTGGCCGGCATCGGCAGGGCCTTCGTCGGCAAGGAACTCATCGCCATCGGCCTGGTCGCGGTCCTCGTGCTCACGAGTGTGGGGACCGCGGTTCTCACCCGTCCCAAACCCCTGGCCGCCGACCCGGCCTTCGCCGGGACCCCGCTCGAGGGAGCGCAGGTCACCGGCCGCCTCGGCGGGGTCATCGATGCGGCATTCAAGGCGGTCAAGGACTTCTCCGACGATAACGACGCCTTCTACGATCAGGTGCTGGCGAACCTGCGCGATCAGTGGAGGACCCGACCGATGACGGGCAACTGGTCGGATCAGGGCATAGTGCCGCCCGCCGGTGCCGATGAGCCGGCGCACGCCGATGTCTCGACATTCGTGTTCGGTTCGGACCTGCACTGTAACATCGGCATGGCCCGCGTCGTCGGTTCGGTGGCCCGGATGAGCGACGCCGACGCGTACATCGACGGGGGAGACGTGACGATGACGGGCACCTCGGCGGAGAACTACTGCCTCGATGTTCTCGACGATGAGCTGCCGGAGAAGCTGCCGCGGATGATCGTCAAGGGCAACCACGACTCCACCGAGACTACGAACCATGCCGGAAGCCGGGGCTGGAAGGTCCTCGACGACTCGAGTGCTCAGATGTCCGGGGTGACGTTCTTCGGCGGCCCCGATCCCAGACGAACCGTGTTCGGATCCGGGCCCCAGCTCGAAACCGACCTCACAGCCGATCAGTACGCGCACAAGCTGAGCACCGAGGCCTGCACGACCGACTTCGACATCATGCTCATCCACGACCCCCGTATCGGCGCACCGTCCCTGCGCGCCGGATGCGCGGAATACAGCCTCAGCGGGCACTGGCACCGACGAGTCGGGCCCGAGGCGCTGGGCGGCGGTGTGAGGTATGTCAGCTCGACGACGGGCGGTGCCCTGGCGAACGCGCTGACTCCGGGTCCGCTGAAGATGGATGCGCAGGTGAGCATCCTGCGGGTCGACAATCGGACGAAGCGGCCCATCGACGTCCAGGTGATCACGGTCAGCCCGGACCAGAAGGTCACCATCGGCGACTGGATGACCTTCCCTCGGCCCCTGCCGCTCATCGCCCAGCCGCCGCAGGCCGAGCCCGCGACCGGAGGCGGCTGA
- a CDS encoding GAF domain-containing protein: MHSTPLLRDDYQRLVRRAHDNLASLDDPAGPRRTGPTGPGVRPDVLESWNRSLSRLRDPAGVRIRMAYEADQLAEVRRRHPFHSIMGLLQSHLIEPAKEAGLLVALGDEQGRLLWIEGERAVRNRAESMGFVPGTDWSEDVMGTSAPGLALRSGSAVQVSRAEHFSTEVHSWSCSAVPVTHPLTGQVLGIIDVTGGDDAVSSIVLPLLNSTAQAAGVGLSKLYTPEAGGISPFGPGRGAYLEVTGQRPQLCAPDGARRTLSGRHAEILLLLQRNPGGISSAGLVDRLWTLGGSEVTVRAEMARLRRAIDHLGDLHVDARPYRLRGEIDSDVERTHSALGRSDVETAMNLYQGPVLPDSDAPGVREIGAELEALMRENLLQNGTWQQLWRYAGLHESREDFEVLMSVLRLAPPEAPERNAAVVRLEALGH; the protein is encoded by the coding sequence ATGCATTCGACTCCGCTGCTTCGCGATGACTATCAGCGCCTCGTCCGTCGGGCTCACGACAATCTCGCGTCGCTCGACGATCCGGCCGGGCCGAGGAGGACCGGACCGACGGGGCCCGGCGTCCGTCCCGACGTCCTCGAATCCTGGAATCGGTCCCTCAGCCGACTGCGTGACCCGGCCGGCGTGCGGATCCGCATGGCCTATGAGGCCGATCAGCTCGCCGAGGTGAGGCGCCGACATCCGTTCCACTCCATCATGGGGCTGCTGCAGTCGCATCTGATCGAACCCGCGAAGGAGGCGGGCCTGCTCGTTGCGCTCGGTGACGAGCAGGGACGCCTGCTGTGGATCGAAGGCGAGCGAGCCGTCCGCAATCGTGCGGAGTCCATGGGCTTCGTGCCGGGAACCGACTGGTCTGAGGACGTCATGGGCACCTCGGCGCCCGGCCTCGCTCTGCGCTCCGGCAGCGCCGTGCAAGTCAGTCGGGCCGAGCACTTCTCGACCGAGGTGCACTCGTGGAGCTGCAGCGCGGTTCCAGTGACCCATCCTCTGACTGGACAGGTCCTGGGGATCATCGACGTCACCGGCGGCGACGACGCGGTCTCCTCAATCGTTCTGCCGCTGCTGAATTCGACGGCGCAGGCGGCGGGCGTCGGCCTGTCGAAGCTCTATACGCCCGAGGCAGGAGGGATCTCGCCCTTCGGCCCCGGACGAGGCGCCTATCTCGAAGTCACCGGTCAGCGCCCACAGCTCTGCGCTCCTGACGGTGCCCGGCGCACTCTCTCGGGCCGTCATGCAGAGATCCTCCTGCTGCTCCAGCGGAATCCGGGTGGGATCAGCAGCGCCGGACTCGTCGATCGCCTCTGGACTCTCGGCGGCAGCGAGGTCACGGTCCGAGCGGAGATGGCGCGTCTGCGAAGAGCCATCGACCACCTCGGCGATCTTCACGTCGATGCCCGGCCGTACCGTCTGCGTGGCGAGATCGACAGCGATGTCGAGCGCACCCATTCGGCACTGGGCCGAAGCGACGTGGAGACCGCTATGAATCTCTATCAGGGCCCGGTGCTGCCGGACTCGGATGCCCCGGGTGTCCGCGAGATCGGTGCGGAGCTCGAGGCGCTGATGCGAGAGAACCTGCTGCAGAACGGGACCTGGCAGCAGCTCTGGCGCTATGCGGGACTTCACGAGTCGCGGGAGGATTTCGAGGTGCTGATGTCGGTTCTGCGGCTGGCTCCGCCCGAGGCACCCGAACGCAATGCCGCGGTCGTGCGCCTCGAAGCCCTCGGCCACTAG
- the rplK gene encoding 50S ribosomal protein L11, with translation MPPKKKVAGLVKLQIQAGAANPAPPIGPALAQHGVNIMEFCKAYNAATESQRGNVIPVEITVYEDRSFTFVLKTPPAAELIKKAAGVKSGSATPHTDKVAHLSADQVREIANVKMPDLNANTLDQADHIVAGTARSMGVTTDIVG, from the coding sequence ATGCCTCCCAAGAAAAAGGTAGCCGGCCTCGTCAAGCTCCAGATTCAGGCAGGTGCCGCCAACCCGGCGCCTCCGATCGGTCCGGCGCTTGCCCAGCACGGCGTCAACATCATGGAATTCTGCAAGGCCTACAACGCCGCCACGGAATCCCAGCGCGGGAACGTCATTCCCGTTGAGATCACCGTGTACGAAGACCGTTCGTTCACGTTCGTCCTCAAGACCCCGCCGGCTGCCGAGCTGATCAAGAAGGCCGCAGGCGTGAAGTCAGGGTCGGCTACGCCGCACACCGACAAGGTCGCTCACCTGAGCGCCGACCAGGTTCGCGAGATTGCGAACGTGAAGATGCCCGACCTCAATGCCAACACTTTGGATCAGGCCGACCACATCGTCGCCGGCACCGCTCGCTCCATGGGTGTGACAACCGACATCGTCGGCTGA
- the rplA gene encoding 50S ribosomal protein L1, translated as MKKRSKAYEAAAEKIAADVKYDPAEAIALAKETTVAKYDATVEVALRLGVDPRKADQMVRGTVNLPHGTGKTARVLVFAAGDRAEAAREAGADYVGSDDLLEKVADGFTDFDSAVATPDMMGKVGRLGKVLGPRGLMPNPKTGTVTMDVAKAVNDIKGGKIEFRVDKHSNMHFIIGKVSFSDEALHANFDAAIDELIRLKPSSSKGRYISKATVTTSNGPGVPIDGSSMRVI; from the coding sequence ATGAAAAAGCGTTCCAAGGCCTATGAGGCCGCGGCAGAGAAGATCGCCGCAGATGTGAAGTACGATCCGGCCGAGGCGATCGCCTTGGCCAAGGAGACCACGGTGGCGAAGTACGATGCCACCGTCGAGGTCGCCCTCCGCCTGGGTGTCGATCCCCGCAAGGCGGACCAGATGGTGCGTGGCACCGTCAACCTTCCGCATGGTACCGGTAAGACCGCTCGGGTCCTGGTGTTCGCTGCCGGCGACCGTGCAGAAGCCGCCCGCGAAGCAGGTGCTGACTACGTCGGCTCCGATGACCTGCTGGAGAAGGTGGCCGATGGCTTCACCGACTTCGATTCGGCTGTTGCGACCCCTGACATGATGGGTAAGGTCGGACGTCTGGGTAAGGTGCTGGGTCCTCGTGGCCTGATGCCGAACCCCAAGACCGGCACCGTGACCATGGACGTCGCCAAGGCCGTGAACGACATCAAGGGCGGAAAGATCGAATTCCGCGTCGACAAGCACTCGAACATGCACTTCATCATCGGAAAGGTCTCCTTCTCCGACGAAGCGTTGCACGCCAACTTCGACGCCGCCATCGACGAGCTCATCCGTCTGAAGCCGAGCTCCTCGAAGGGTCGCTACATCTCGAAGGCAACCGTGACCACGTCGAACGGTCCTGGCGTTCCGATCGACGGTTCGTCGATGCGCGTGATCTGA
- the adhP gene encoding alcohol dehydrogenase AdhP, translating to MSGMKAAVVEGFGQDLVVGDNKIPEPGPGQALVKLIASGVCHTDLHAAHGDWPVKPKVPLIPGHEGVGTVEKVGPDVTDVKVGQMIGNAWLWGACGTCEHCRQGWETLCEQQVNGGYGIDGSFGEYMLVDTKFAAIIPEGSDPYEIAPVLCAGVTVYKGLKRTEVKPGQWVVISGIGGLGHIAVQYAVAMGMRVIAVDVADDKLALAKKHGAEITVNAFADEPSEIIQEKVGGSHGVLVTAVHPKAFGQAISMTRRGGTIVFNGLPPGEFPAPIFDIVLKGLTIRGSIVGTRQDMVEALEFYAAGKIHPTFSKRPLEDINGIFDEMIHGKIDGRVVIEY from the coding sequence ATGTCAGGAATGAAAGCAGCAGTCGTCGAAGGATTCGGCCAGGATCTCGTGGTCGGCGACAACAAGATCCCCGAGCCCGGTCCTGGGCAGGCATTGGTCAAACTCATTGCCTCGGGAGTCTGTCACACAGACCTGCACGCGGCCCACGGAGATTGGCCGGTCAAACCCAAGGTTCCCCTCATTCCGGGCCACGAGGGTGTCGGGACCGTGGAGAAGGTCGGGCCCGACGTCACCGATGTCAAGGTCGGGCAGATGATCGGAAACGCCTGGCTGTGGGGTGCCTGCGGAACTTGCGAGCACTGCCGCCAAGGGTGGGAGACGCTCTGCGAGCAGCAGGTCAACGGCGGCTACGGCATCGACGGCTCGTTCGGTGAGTACATGCTCGTTGACACGAAGTTCGCCGCCATCATCCCAGAGGGGTCCGACCCCTACGAGATCGCGCCGGTGCTGTGTGCCGGGGTCACTGTCTACAAGGGGCTCAAGCGCACCGAGGTCAAGCCCGGCCAATGGGTCGTAATCTCCGGCATCGGCGGACTCGGCCATATCGCCGTGCAGTATGCGGTGGCGATGGGGATGCGCGTCATCGCCGTCGACGTTGCCGACGACAAGCTGGCCTTAGCCAAGAAACATGGAGCGGAGATCACTGTCAACGCCTTCGCCGACGAGCCGTCCGAGATCATCCAGGAGAAGGTCGGAGGGTCCCACGGCGTGCTCGTCACAGCAGTGCATCCAAAGGCGTTCGGACAGGCGATCTCGATGACTCGCCGAGGCGGCACTATCGTCTTCAACGGTCTGCCTCCAGGAGAGTTCCCGGCCCCGATCTTCGACATCGTCCTCAAGGGACTGACGATCCGCGGTTCGATCGTCGGAACGCGCCAGGATATGGTCGAAGCGCTCGAGTTCTATGCGGCGGGCAAGATCCACCCGACGTTCTCGAAGCGTCCGCTCGAGGACATCAACGGGATCTTCGACGAGATGATCCACGGCAAGATCGACGGTCGAGTCGTCATCGAATACTGA